Proteins encoded in a region of the Phacochoerus africanus isolate WHEZ1 chromosome 8, ROS_Pafr_v1, whole genome shotgun sequence genome:
- the ZNF568 gene encoding zinc finger protein 568 isoform X1 yields MTSQPLEISSGCVTVERLTQMMERRAWCSPDSALFKEEEDMTSSLERVTFKDVAVDLTQEEWQQMKPAQRNLYRDVMLENYSNLVTVGCQVTKPEVIFKLEQEEEPWVVEEEMLGRHCPEVWEVDEQLKKQQETQVRKVTSISKETLIKENIIEYKNVAKIFPLSTDIVTSRQNFYKCDSLDKGFEHTLDLLSYEKSCIREGNYECNKYRKPFYHCSTHVVTSFKCAQCGQNFSHKFDLIRHERIHAGEKPYECKECGKAFSRKENLITHQKIHTGEKPYKCNECGKAFIQMSNLIRHQRIHTGEKPYACKDCWKAFSQKSNLIEHERIHTGEKPYECRECGKAFSQKQNLIEHEKIHTGEKPYACNECGRAFSRMSSVNLHMRSHTGEKPYKCNKCGKAFSQCSVFIIHMRSHTGEKPYVCSECGKAFSQSSSLTVHMRNHTAEKPYECNECGKAFSRKENLITHQKIHTGEKPYECNECGKAFIQMSNLIRHQRIHTGEKPYACTVCGKAFSQKSNLTEHEKIHTGEKPYHCNQCGKAFSQRQNLLEHEKIHTGEKPFKCNECGKAFSRISSLTLHVRSHTGEKPYECNKCGKAFSQCSLLIIHMRSHTGEKPFECNECGKAFSQRASLSIHKRGHTGEKRRVY; encoded by the exons GAAAGAGTAACATTTAAGGATGTGGCTGTGGACCTCACTCAGGAGGAGTGGCAGCAAATGAAACCTGCTCAGAGGAACTTGTACCGTGATGTGATGCTGGAGAACTACAGCAACCTAGTCACAGTGG GCTGTCAAGTCACCAAACCAGAAGTGATCTTCAAGTTGGAGCAGGAAGAGGAGCCATGGGTAGTAGAAGAAGAAATGCTTGGGAGGCATTGTCCAG AAGTTTGGGAAGTTGATGAACAGCTCAAGAAGCAACAGGAAACACAAGTGAGGAAAGTCACATCCATCTCCAAGGAAACTCTAATTAAGGAAAATATCATTGAATATAAAAATGTTGCAAAAATATTTCCTCTGAGCACAGACATTGTTACTTCAAGACAAAACTTCTACAAATGTGACTCACTTGATAAAGGTTTTGAACATACTTTAGACTTACTTAGTTATGAGAAAAGCTGTATAAGAGAGGGAAATTACGAATGTAATAAGTATAGGAAACCATTTTACCATTGCTCAACTCACGTTGTAACCTCCTTTAAGTGTGCTCAATGTGGACAGAACTTTAGTCATAAATTTGATCTTATCAGACATGAGAGAATTCAtgctggagagaaaccctatgaatgtaaggaatgtgggaaagctttcagcagAAAGGAAAATCTTATTACACATCAGAAAATTCATACTGGGGAAAAACCATATAAgtgtaatgaatgtggaaaagctTTCATTCAGATGTCAAACCTTATTAGAcaccagagaattcatactggagagaaaccttatgcATGTAAGGATTGTTGGAAGGCCTTCAGTCAGAAATCAAATCTCATTGAACAtgagagaattcatactggagaaaaaccctatgaatgtagggaatgtggaaaagccttcagCCAGAAGCAAAATCTTATTGAGCATGAGAAAATTCATACTGGGGAGAAACCTTATGCATGTAATGAGTGTGGTAGAGCTTTTTCTCGAATGTCATCTGTTAATCTACATATGAGAAGTCACACAGGGgagaaaccctataaatgtaataaatgtggAAAAGCCTTCTCTCAATGCTCAGTATTTATTATACATATGAGAAGTCATACAGGTGAGAAACCCTATGTATgtagtgaatgtgggaaagcatTCTCTCAGAGTTCATCCCTTACTGTACATATGAGAAATCATACAGCCGAGAAGCCCtatgaatgtaatgaatgtggaaaagccttcagCCGGAAAGAAAATCTCATTACACATCAGaaaattcatactggagagaaaccttatgaatgtaatgaatgtgggaaagcttttaTTCAGATGTCAAACCTCATTCGAcaccagagaattcatactggtgaaAAACCCTATGCGTGTACAgtatgtgggaaagcctttagtCAGAAATCAAATCTCACTGAACATGAGaaaattcatactggagagaaaccctatcaTTGTAATCAAtgtggaaaagctttcagtcAGAGACAAAACCTTCTTGAGCATGAAaaaattcatactggagagaaaccattTAAGTGTAATGAATGTGGTAAAGCTTTCTCTCGAATCTCATCCCTTACTCTTCATGTTAGAAGTCATACAGGggagaaaccttatgaatgtaatAAATGCGGAAAAGCCTTCTCTCAATGCTCATTACTAATTATACATATGAGAAGTCACACTGGTGAGAAACCCTTcgaatgtaatgaatgtgggaaagccttctcTCAAAGAGCATCCCTTTCTATACACAAGAGAGGTCATACAGGTGAGAAACGAAGAGTATACTAA
- the ZNF568 gene encoding zinc finger protein 568 isoform X2, whose protein sequence is MTSQPLEISSGCVTVERLTQMMERRAWCSPDSALFKEEEDMTSSLERVTFKDVAVDLTQEEWQQMKPAQRNLYRDVMLENYSNLVTVGCQVTKPEVIFKLEQEEEPWVVEEEMLGRHCPVWEVDEQLKKQQETQVRKVTSISKETLIKENIIEYKNVAKIFPLSTDIVTSRQNFYKCDSLDKGFEHTLDLLSYEKSCIREGNYECNKYRKPFYHCSTHVVTSFKCAQCGQNFSHKFDLIRHERIHAGEKPYECKECGKAFSRKENLITHQKIHTGEKPYKCNECGKAFIQMSNLIRHQRIHTGEKPYACKDCWKAFSQKSNLIEHERIHTGEKPYECRECGKAFSQKQNLIEHEKIHTGEKPYACNECGRAFSRMSSVNLHMRSHTGEKPYKCNKCGKAFSQCSVFIIHMRSHTGEKPYVCSECGKAFSQSSSLTVHMRNHTAEKPYECNECGKAFSRKENLITHQKIHTGEKPYECNECGKAFIQMSNLIRHQRIHTGEKPYACTVCGKAFSQKSNLTEHEKIHTGEKPYHCNQCGKAFSQRQNLLEHEKIHTGEKPFKCNECGKAFSRISSLTLHVRSHTGEKPYECNKCGKAFSQCSLLIIHMRSHTGEKPFECNECGKAFSQRASLSIHKRGHTGEKRRVY, encoded by the exons GAAAGAGTAACATTTAAGGATGTGGCTGTGGACCTCACTCAGGAGGAGTGGCAGCAAATGAAACCTGCTCAGAGGAACTTGTACCGTGATGTGATGCTGGAGAACTACAGCAACCTAGTCACAGTGG GCTGTCAAGTCACCAAACCAGAAGTGATCTTCAAGTTGGAGCAGGAAGAGGAGCCATGGGTAGTAGAAGAAGAAATGCTTGGGAGGCATTGTCCAG TTTGGGAAGTTGATGAACAGCTCAAGAAGCAACAGGAAACACAAGTGAGGAAAGTCACATCCATCTCCAAGGAAACTCTAATTAAGGAAAATATCATTGAATATAAAAATGTTGCAAAAATATTTCCTCTGAGCACAGACATTGTTACTTCAAGACAAAACTTCTACAAATGTGACTCACTTGATAAAGGTTTTGAACATACTTTAGACTTACTTAGTTATGAGAAAAGCTGTATAAGAGAGGGAAATTACGAATGTAATAAGTATAGGAAACCATTTTACCATTGCTCAACTCACGTTGTAACCTCCTTTAAGTGTGCTCAATGTGGACAGAACTTTAGTCATAAATTTGATCTTATCAGACATGAGAGAATTCAtgctggagagaaaccctatgaatgtaaggaatgtgggaaagctttcagcagAAAGGAAAATCTTATTACACATCAGAAAATTCATACTGGGGAAAAACCATATAAgtgtaatgaatgtggaaaagctTTCATTCAGATGTCAAACCTTATTAGAcaccagagaattcatactggagagaaaccttatgcATGTAAGGATTGTTGGAAGGCCTTCAGTCAGAAATCAAATCTCATTGAACAtgagagaattcatactggagaaaaaccctatgaatgtagggaatgtggaaaagccttcagCCAGAAGCAAAATCTTATTGAGCATGAGAAAATTCATACTGGGGAGAAACCTTATGCATGTAATGAGTGTGGTAGAGCTTTTTCTCGAATGTCATCTGTTAATCTACATATGAGAAGTCACACAGGGgagaaaccctataaatgtaataaatgtggAAAAGCCTTCTCTCAATGCTCAGTATTTATTATACATATGAGAAGTCATACAGGTGAGAAACCCTATGTATgtagtgaatgtgggaaagcatTCTCTCAGAGTTCATCCCTTACTGTACATATGAGAAATCATACAGCCGAGAAGCCCtatgaatgtaatgaatgtggaaaagccttcagCCGGAAAGAAAATCTCATTACACATCAGaaaattcatactggagagaaaccttatgaatgtaatgaatgtgggaaagcttttaTTCAGATGTCAAACCTCATTCGAcaccagagaattcatactggtgaaAAACCCTATGCGTGTACAgtatgtgggaaagcctttagtCAGAAATCAAATCTCACTGAACATGAGaaaattcatactggagagaaaccctatcaTTGTAATCAAtgtggaaaagctttcagtcAGAGACAAAACCTTCTTGAGCATGAAaaaattcatactggagagaaaccattTAAGTGTAATGAATGTGGTAAAGCTTTCTCTCGAATCTCATCCCTTACTCTTCATGTTAGAAGTCATACAGGggagaaaccttatgaatgtaatAAATGCGGAAAAGCCTTCTCTCAATGCTCATTACTAATTATACATATGAGAAGTCACACTGGTGAGAAACCCTTcgaatgtaatgaatgtgggaaagccttctcTCAAAGAGCATCCCTTTCTATACACAAGAGAGGTCATACAGGTGAGAAACGAAGAGTATACTAA